The Pirellulales bacterium genomic interval AGCCTACGGCGTGGAGCCGTTTATCCAGAAATGCCAGCAAAGCGTCTGGCGATACATGAAGGAATGGGAGCGGCTCACCGAGCGGCTCGGCTTCTGGATCCGCTTGGACGAAGCGTATGTCACGTATCACCAGAGCTATATCGAAAGCGTTTGGGCCTCGCTCGCCGAACTGTTCAACCGCGGGCTGCTGTATCAGGGCCACAAGATCGTCTGGTGGTGGGCCCAAGGGGGCACGGCCCTATCGGCCGGCGAAGTTGGCCTCGGCTACCGCGAAGTCGCCGATCCCAGTGTCTATGTCCGCTTTCCGCTTCTTCCCCTCTCCCCTGGCGGGAGAGGGGCTAGGGGTGAGGGGGAAGCAATCGCATCTGGCGACCCACAATCGCCCGGCGAAGACCTATTGGTCTGGACCACCACTCCCTGGACGCTGCCGAGCAACCAATTCGCCGCCGTGCATCCAGACTTGGACTACGCAGTGGTCAGCGATCCGGAAATCGCCGACCGTCGCTTGATCATCGCCGCCGCGCTCGTGGAAACAATTGCGGCAAAAGTGAAACGGGAATTGCGCGTCGAGCGGACGTTCAAGGGAAGCGAACTGATCGGCCAGCGCTATTTGCCGCCGTTCCGATACTACTACGACGAACAGCCCGATTTGCAGATCGGTGGCAAGCCGGCGCGCCGTGGCGATGAGCAAGGCACATTGAAAACCGGCGAAAAAGAATACGGGCAATGGCGCGTGGTCGCTGCTGATTTTGTCACCACCGAGAGCGGCACCGGCGTCGTGCATCAAGCGCCCGCGTTTGGCGAAGTCGATTTTCAAGTGCTCATCGCCGAGCAGCAGAGGTTCCGCGAGGGGGACGAGCCGCGACTGATCTGCGCCGTCGGCCCGGATGGAAAATTCACCGCCGAAGCCCTCGGCTACGAAGGCCGCTGGGTGAAAGATGCGGATAAAGATATTTCGCGCGAGCTGCGCCATCGCGGGCTGCTCTATCATCAAGAGCAATACCTGCACGAATATCCATTCTGCTGGCGGGCCGAGCAGGATCCGCTAATCCAGTATCCGCGGCAAAGCTGGTTCATCCGCACGACCGCGATGCGCGACGAAATGCTCAAAAACAACCGGCAAATCAACTGGTTGCCCGAGCATATCCGCGACGGCCGATTCGGCAACTTCTTGGAATCCAACGTCGATTGGGCCCTGTCGCGCGAGCGCTATTGGGGCACGCCGCTGCCGATCTGGGTTTGCGAGCAAACCGGATTCGCCGAGGCGGTCGGCAGTTATGAAGAACTTCTCGCGAAGCCGGGCGTTCGCGGCACGGAGGTGTGGGATGAAGCGAAAAAAAAGAATCCCGAGCTGGTCGATGATCTGAAAGTTCACAAGCCCTATATCGACGCGATTACCTACGACTCGACGCAGCCGGGCGCTGCGCCGGGAACGCGGATGCGGCGCGTGCCCGATGTGATCGACTGTTGGTACGATTCCGGCGCGATGCCGTTTGCGCAGTGGGGCTATCCGCACCGCAACCGCGAAAAATTTCGCGAGCAGTTTCCCGCCGATTTCATCAGCGAGGCCATCGATCAAACGCGCGGCTGGTTCTACAGCCTGCTGGCGATCGGCACGCTGTTGTTCCGCGACCTGCCGAGCAGCGAACCATCGGCCGGCGCGGCGAATCGGAGTTTTTCCGAGTTGACGTCCGAGGCGGAGCGGAAAAAAACCGGCTCTGCCAATTGGCCCGCCAAGCAACTGCCGATCCCGTTTCGCAATTGCATCGTGCTCGGATTGATGCTCGGCGAAGACGGCCAAAAAATGTCGAAACAGAAGCGGAATTACTTGCCGCCGCAAGAAATCTTCGACCGCTACGGCGCCGACGCGCTGCGGTGGTATTTCTTCGCCAATCAACCGCCTTGGACCACGATCCGCTACAGCGAACGGGCCATCAAGGAAAGCATTCCCGAATTTCTGCTGCGGCTGTGGAACGTGTATAGTTTTTTCGTGATCTACGCCCGGATCGACGGATTCGACCCGGCCGACGAACGCACCGCCCTGGCCGGCGATGCTGGGGAACTGGAGCCGGCTGTGTTGGCGCGGGCCAAAGGATTTCGGCCACTCAAGGAACGGGGCGAACTCGATCGCTGGATCCTCAGCGAACTCAACCGCACCGCCGAAACGGCCACCGCGGCAATGGATGCCTACGACAACTATTCCGCTTGCCGATACATCACCGAATTCGTCGATGCCCTCTCGAATTGGTATGTCCGCCGCAGCCGCGACCGATTCTGGACGAACGACAAGACGGCCGCTTCGAAGCGCGACGCGTATTGGACGCTCTACGAATGCCTGCTATCCACGGCAAAGCTGATTGCGCCGTTCGTGCCGTTTCTGGCCGAGGCGTTATGGCAGAATTTGGCGGTGGAGGCATTCGGCACACGGACGGTCGAGAGCGTGCATCTCTGCGATTTTCCCACCGGCGACACGCGCGCCATCGACGCCGCGCTGTCGCGGCGGATGAGCCTGGTGCGCGAAATCGCCTCGCTCGGCCGCTCCGCCCGGATGGGGGCGAAGTTGAAAGTGCGGCAGCCGCTGGAGCGCGTCGAAGTAATCTTGGCCGACCGTTCCGAGCAAGCGTGGCTTGCCGATCACGCGGAATTGCTTCGCGAGGAATTGAACGTCAAGCAGGTCGAATTCACCGAGCAGGCCGAGCAATACATCACCTACTCGGTGCTGCCCGATCTCAAACGGCTCGGCCCGCGGCTGGGCAAGCGATTGCCGGCGTTGAAAGCGGCCCTCGCAAAGGCCGACGCCGCGGAGCTTCTGGCCCGGCTCGAGCGCGACAAAAAAGTGTCGCTGGAATTGGCCGACGGGCCGGTCGAGCTCGATGGCGACGATCTGCAAGTCCGCTTGCAGGCCAAGCCTGGCTGGGCTGCGGCGCAAGGGCGTGCGTGCGTCGTCGTGCTTTCGACCGAACTGGCGCCGGAATTGGTTCTCGAAGGCTTGGCCCGCGAACTGGTGCACGCGATTCAAACCCGCCGCCGCGAATTGAACTGCGAATACACCGGCCGCATCGAAGTGTTCATCGAAACCGACTCGGCCGAATTGACTGGCGCGATCGAGCAATTCCGCGACTACATTTGCGGCGAAACGCTGGCCGTGAGCTCGAGCGAAACAATTCCGCCGGGCGCCGATGCCAGCGAACTGGCAATCGGCGAATACCGCGCCCGGCTGTTCGTCAAAATCGTATAACACCGAAGCCCGCAGCGCTAGCAAGGGAATTGCGAAACGTCGCGTCGTCGTGTGCCACTGGCAAGCGCAGTCTGCCAGTGCGTTTGGCGAGTTCGGGCGGCGCTTGCTTGATGCGAATTGGAAGACTACGTACGCCTTGGACTTCACGGACAAGATTACCTAACCAATTCAACCCGCGACTGCGCGCCCACTGGCCGACTGCGCTGGCCAGTGGCACACCGGTGAATTTGGAAGAGCCAATTAACCCACGGCACGTCATGTCCCTGTTCCGCTTCCAGCCTCGCCGACCATTGCGTTTGGTGGTGTTGATCTCCGGCGGCGGGACGACGCTGCGCAACCTGCTCGAGAAGATCACCGCCGGCGAGCTAGATGCGGAAATCCTGCACGTGATTTCGAGCAACGGCAGCGCTGGAGGATTGCGTTTCGCCGAGGAGGCCCGCGTTCCGGCCGATGTGATCCAGCGGAGCAGTTTTGTGTCGATCGAAGCATACAGCGCAGTGGTGTTCGACGCCTGCCGCGCGGCCGATCCCGATCTTGTGGTGATGGGCGGATTCTTGAAGCTGCTCGTGATCCCGCCCGATTTCGAAAACCGCGTGCTGAATATCCATCCGGCGCTGATTCCCGCGTTTTGCGGCAAAGGCTTTTACGGCCATCGCGTGCACGAGGCGGTATTGGCGTATGGTGCAAAACTGAGCGGCTGCACGGTCCATTTTGTCGACAATCGCTACGATCACGGACCGATCCTATTGCAGCGCGCGGTGCCCGTGCTCGACGACGATTCACCCCAAACGCTGGCGGCCCGGGTGTTCGAAGCCGAATGCGACGCGTATCCCGAGGCGCTGCGGCTTATCGGTGAAGGCCGCGTCGAGATCGACGGGCGAATGGTCCGCCTGCGGCCGTGAGCGCGAAAGCGCGGGGCCGGTGATCCTCAAATCGCGAAACCGCGAGCGGGAAGCCGGCCGCCGTTGGACATGGATGCTCGCTTGCGGTTTCGCGCGTCACCCATCGCTATTCGACCGGCTTCACCGTCACCGCCGGTGGCTCGACGAAGTCGTCGGCCAATCGGGCGATCTGGTCGGGCTGCATTTCGCCGTCTTGAATCCAGAAGCGATAGGCCACGCGAAGCGGCTTGTCTTTCGTCATCGTGTAGACGAAATACGAACCGAAGCGGCCATAAGAGCGTTCGCTATATCGAGCGTCTTTCGGATTGCTCGGGCGGTCGATGAGGGCGGCCGTGTAGCGCTTTTCGCCGAGCACGAAGCACATCCCCTTCCAGGGCAAATTCGTCGTTTTCGGATCGTTGCGGCCGCTCCAGTTGCGGTTTTCATCCAACTTGCCGACGCCGTCGGGCCGCACG includes:
- a CDS encoding class I tRNA ligase family protein, encoding MFRAVQSNVNFPALEAEVLRFWSEAGIYQKSLAQRAGAPKFVFYEGPPTANGLPHPGHCLTRAIKDLFPRYRTMRGYLCERKAGWDTHGLPVEVEVCKELGIHSKEQIEAYGVEPFIQKCQQSVWRYMKEWERLTERLGFWIRLDEAYVTYHQSYIESVWASLAELFNRGLLYQGHKIVWWWAQGGTALSAGEVGLGYREVADPSVYVRFPLLPLSPGGRGARGEGEAIASGDPQSPGEDLLVWTTTPWTLPSNQFAAVHPDLDYAVVSDPEIADRRLIIAAALVETIAAKVKRELRVERTFKGSELIGQRYLPPFRYYYDEQPDLQIGGKPARRGDEQGTLKTGEKEYGQWRVVAADFVTTESGTGVVHQAPAFGEVDFQVLIAEQQRFREGDEPRLICAVGPDGKFTAEALGYEGRWVKDADKDISRELRHRGLLYHQEQYLHEYPFCWRAEQDPLIQYPRQSWFIRTTAMRDEMLKNNRQINWLPEHIRDGRFGNFLESNVDWALSRERYWGTPLPIWVCEQTGFAEAVGSYEELLAKPGVRGTEVWDEAKKKNPELVDDLKVHKPYIDAITYDSTQPGAAPGTRMRRVPDVIDCWYDSGAMPFAQWGYPHRNREKFREQFPADFISEAIDQTRGWFYSLLAIGTLLFRDLPSSEPSAGAANRSFSELTSEAERKKTGSANWPAKQLPIPFRNCIVLGLMLGEDGQKMSKQKRNYLPPQEIFDRYGADALRWYFFANQPPWTTIRYSERAIKESIPEFLLRLWNVYSFFVIYARIDGFDPADERTALAGDAGELEPAVLARAKGFRPLKERGELDRWILSELNRTAETATAAMDAYDNYSACRYITEFVDALSNWYVRRSRDRFWTNDKTAASKRDAYWTLYECLLSTAKLIAPFVPFLAEALWQNLAVEAFGTRTVESVHLCDFPTGDTRAIDAALSRRMSLVREIASLGRSARMGAKLKVRQPLERVEVILADRSEQAWLADHAELLREELNVKQVEFTEQAEQYITYSVLPDLKRLGPRLGKRLPALKAALAKADAAELLARLERDKKVSLELADGPVELDGDDLQVRLQAKPGWAAAQGRACVVVLSTELAPELVLEGLARELVHAIQTRRRELNCEYTGRIEVFIETDSAELTGAIEQFRDYICGETLAVSSSETIPPGADASELAIGEYRARLFVKIV
- the purN gene encoding phosphoribosylglycinamide formyltransferase — encoded protein: MSLFRFQPRRPLRLVVLISGGGTTLRNLLEKITAGELDAEILHVISSNGSAGGLRFAEEARVPADVIQRSSFVSIEAYSAVVFDACRAADPDLVVMGGFLKLLVIPPDFENRVLNIHPALIPAFCGKGFYGHRVHEAVLAYGAKLSGCTVHFVDNRYDHGPILLQRAVPVLDDDSPQTLAARVFEAECDAYPEALRLIGEGRVEIDGRMVRLRP